In the Populus trichocarpa isolate Nisqually-1 chromosome 1, P.trichocarpa_v4.1, whole genome shotgun sequence genome, TGTTACTCAAAAATACAGGGTGCATCAAATATCACATGTCACTCTATTGATATACCGCATCACCCATAGATGTAccaatatataaatatagattaCTATCAAGCACAAATCCTTTAATACAACCTTTGCTTGACATGCAGTTTGATTAGTACAAATAACAACCACGCACCTGTAGTCTTTACTATTAACACCATAAGGCATAGACTCCATCTGCCAACGTGACATGTTGCTTCCAAAGCCTAAGGGCCCAGAATTACCAATGGTGGGTAAAGGCATAGTCGTATACGCTCTGCTGCCACTGCTGCTGCTCCCAGTTACAATTTCTGACGCAACAGTTGACATGGACTGAGAAGTAGTTTGTGATTCCACAGGCTTTCTTGAACGGTTACGGCTTCTATTCATATGCCGCTCACAATACTTGGAGTCTGGATGAGCATCTTTGGAGCACCTCCACTTTTTGCCATCCGTCCTCCGGCACCTTCCTGGCTCTGAGTCAATCTTCTTCCCAAAATAGGAACAATAGCTCACTGCAAAAGAAGACCAATATAGCACGTAACAAACACAAAATATAACCTGCAACTTTAAGATTATATGATTAACTAGATATCACCAAGACATTTGACAAGACAAGTGCACACATGCAAGCACAAGCACAAGCACACACAGGACGACTTGcaaattaagataatttcaCAAGTCAGAAAACTGCACTACCCATTTCCAGTAAATTTTCCTCCAAACCATTTACCTGGAGTAAAATTCAGTCACTTGAAGGCTATTTGGATGTCTCGTTGCATACTATTTCTCACCTCATTGTCAAAGCATTtaacagtccaaatataaaaacagaTTACTGAACGTGACAAAAGGGGtagcaaaaagaaacaaaatgcagTTTTTAACCAGTCTCAAAATAATTGAATGAATAAGCAGTTCATTGAATTGATTAAGATGATAAAAATTTTGAGAACGAATCCATAGTTACATATGGGTTGATTAAGAGTAGAAACTACTATCACAGTGAAcagtaaaaattataaaaaattagactAACCTTGCcaactttaattttaaacaaataccAATCTGTTCCAATTTTAAAGACACAAActtcaattgaaattaaattagagATACAATTCTGATAAAAGCCCTCCTTGACATTTGGGTCAGTTAAAGAGTAGCCACCGTCACACAGGGCAATAAAATTTGTCACAAATCAGATTGACATCTCCAACTTATTTTTTGCCTCGTTCATTATAAGCAAACAAGTCCTAAATTCACCAAActttataaatcttaaaaacacCAACTTTAATTGAAACTAAAGAAAAACTAAcaataacaaagaagaaaagataaatccaagaaaaatgaaacataAAAGAACTAAAGCCaaaagggtttttgtttttgtagctTACAATTTGATGGGTGCAAGAAACCAGGGGAAAGAAGCTGGAAACTCTTGCGAATAGGAAGGAGAAGATAAGGAGGGACAGATAATCCAGCTTTTAAATACTTAAAGATAAGAGCTTGATGCTCTAGCTCATGCCACTGAGCCACCGTGAAACCTGGTTGTGACCTTGGACCCACCGCCGCCACTGTGACTGATGAGTTGCTCATTTCTTTCAGTTTTCTCTCCAACTTCACTTGGGTATGGGTCCTGACTTCTTCTGCTACTATTTTAAGCAACCCTGTTCAACAAATATTGGAAAAAGGAAGGAAATTTCAGGGTTAGTTTGTGAGATATTATATCCTTGCATGTGTAATCAGAAAGAAAgaggatttattttattttattttattttttgcttttaccTTGGAATGGGAGATCAGAGACGAGGGTTTGGACATAGTTGGGGGAAAGTATAatgtaaaagagagagagaactaaTAAACTTTTTGTGTTCGGTGGTGAAatggctttttatttttggaattttgaattttggacATTAATGCTTCGATTTTTGGGAAGACAACAAAAGTGGAGTACATATATTTTTCGTACTTGGTAATTATGGTACTTGataattagtttttgaaatatttttatttaaaaatatattaaaataatatttttttatatttttaaatttatttaaaataatttaaaaacactataaaaattaatttaaaataaaaaaatacttattttttcaaaaacacgatATCACAAATACATTCATGGTGTTTGAGATTATGatacaagtattttttaaattgtttcactttaaaatatattaaaataatatatttttatatttttaattttaatatagaatatcaaaattatgaaaaatattaatttaaattttaaaataaatttaaaattttagaaaaatacaatTCAATAACATTCTTCAACAATATCCAATGGATTTGAGTTTCATTTATTAGTGTAATATTAAAATTGGTATGATTTTTTCCCCCACTTGTTAGAAGAATTCACTAAGAGGAATGCATGAGATCTTTTTGAGTAATGCTTGGGATTACAAGCTACGCGCTCATTAGATTTTTAGTCCACTTGTACAATTTAGAGATGCATTGATGGAATTAAGTGTCTTaacaaaaaggttttttttttttttttaggtgaaaatgtCATGTAATTTACACACACGCGCACACTAGATAATACACTGTGAGTTGGttaatttatccttttatatttaatttattaaaaattaagctttgagttttctattttattttttatagagttatcatgttcttatttaatttttattttattattaaatattgagataatatatttccataatattgaaaaatatttattttttaagttaattattgtatattattttagtttggtttatTTACTGTTGTTGCCTATTTTCTTAATCATGTTATTAAGTTAATTGTGTTCATTGAACCAACTTGAGTCAATTACTC is a window encoding:
- the LOC18094082 gene encoding growth-regulating factor 4, whose protein sequence is MSNSSVTVAAVGPRSQPGFTVAQWHELEHQALIFKYLKAGLSVPPYLLLPIRKSFQLLSPGFLHPSNLSYCSYFGKKIDSEPGRCRRTDGKKWRCSKDAHPDSKYCERHMNRSRNRSRKPVESQTTSQSMSTVASEIVTGSSSSGSRAYTTMPLPTIGNSGPLGFGSNMSRWQMESMPYGVNSKDYRSLHGLKLEADEKTFLPEALGNTRSFGMNSTVDSTWHLTSQVPASPVPESRNDALLQNYPQLRTLQDFEPLTVDDAPSKQQEEQYLFGREFSSSGSMRQENQSLQPLFDEWPKCRDMDSYFTDQRSNKSSSGVQLSMAIPMAPNSAPRSYHSPNDA